Within the Cotesia glomerata isolate CgM1 linkage group LG6, MPM_Cglom_v2.3, whole genome shotgun sequence genome, the region aatttttatttaaaattttattttaaattaatttaaaaaattttgattttaaaaatttttttagtcgggttaaaaacaaaaacaggaaaaataatgagaaaattttcaatcagtcgccatttttttgaaaataaaaattttcaaaattccgtacgtgcaacgataactacatcgaaaatgattaaattaaattaatattagataataaagtttataatattaatgatatttataaatgttttgtaaaataaaattagacagccgttattaatataaataattgtaaattaaatgataGGGTTAGTTGATGCTTTAATAaagattgtttatttaataacttaagTATTAATTCCTatcaagttaaattaaaaaaactctaCAATAAccaaatgataatttttactatttaattctctccgtaaattttttcactttaaaaatgatcagtagaataaaattttcattaaaaaattttatttacacaaaTCACATGATTATTTCTTATCCAAATCTCATCAATTTCACTCCCTCCAACTACAATCTTTCCAACTGCACCCAAATTCCTCCAACAACAGCGGTCAAAAAGTACCTAGGATCCACTTGGACCGGTTCAACCATTTTCGTCGAAGGTTTGATGACgtagtttttcaaaatagtcGCCATGGCAGCTTTAATCTGCAAAAAACCCATCCTCATTCCCGGACAGATACGCGGCCCTTCTCCAAAAGCCAAAAAAGCAAACTTGCGCTTGCTTTCTAAAGAATCTTTGGCAAAGCGATCTGGGTTGAATTCGTCCGGGTTCTCCCAAATCTCCGGGTCCCTGTGGATGCCCATAACCGAAATGAGCACTTCATCCCCAGGTTTCAAGGCACAAGAGAGACCATCGGGTCCTTGAAGTGTGATAGCTTTCGAGCAAATCTTGCTGAATCTCCCAACGGGGCTGAACAGCCTCATAGTCTCGCGGAAAACTTGCTCCAAGAAGATCATCTCGCTGACTGATTCGTAGCAAATTCCTCCATGCTGTTCAATTAGTTTAACCACCTCCTCACGAGCCCTGTCCTGGATATCTGGGTGCTTTGCAAGCAAATAAGCCGCGGCACTGAGAGTCAAACTGGAGGACTCGTAACTTTCAATGAAGAATGAAAAGGCGCTGGGCACCACAAGATCTGCTCCGTTTGAAGCTGAAGATCCCCCTTCATAATCAATGATGTGTTGCAACAAATCCTCCCGCTTCAAGGATTGATGCTTCCTCATTGCGCGAATGTCCGCGACCATTTTCGCGAAGGTTTCATTGACCCAAGCGGGAACGAAGCCGACCTTGAACAGTTTGCTCATAAACGGAAGCAAGAAGACGATGTTCTGTCTGATTGCCGCCAGCGTGTTGATTTCCAAAATGGAATTCATCATCGCTTGGAGCGATTCTGGAGGATCAGTACCAACAAATGCGTTCCCGTCGACACCCAGGATCGCATTGGCGCCCACTTGGGcggtaaattttgaaaacaacACTTTAGCGTCGAGTTCTACGGATTTTCCATCCtcactattgaaattttgatcTATAAACTTAACAAAGTTATCGCTCTCATACTTTGCCACCGTTCCGATGAATTTGAGTTTCTTGGAGGAAAAAGCACTGGTGAAGATTCCGCGAATGCGCTTCCATGCTTCACCATTAACAAAAAAAGGATCCAACCCTAGCAAAGGATCAGAATCCAAATCTAGCGGCCTGTGTTCGCTGAAACTCGAGAATTCCGTCTGTAGCACTGTTTTCACGAGCTCCAAATCTCTGATCAGGAGAACTGGTTGGTTCTTGTCGAAAATTCCGACCATACTAGCTGTAGAAGAGGCGTAAATCTCGTGCAATTTGATAGGCAGATTTTTGTTGAGGGCGAACACACTCAGCATGTGTCCGAATCCCGGCAATACTCCATCGGCAGTTGGAATCCCGCGGTTTTTCCAATACGCGAAATTGCGTGTTAGATATTTGTATGTGAggatcaaaattataatagcACTTATGATGTAAGTAAAGCAAGACATTGTGAGGATTTTGTTAACTGCGCACTTTGATTATGTAAACTTATGTAAGACGGATATTATAGAAGCTTGCTGGTTGTCAGGCGACTAAACTATCTAGGCTGTTGTTAAGCATTTGACCTTGTTATCGCACTCACGCTGCATGACGGTATAAAGTAACTGGTGTTTATTGCGATTTAGTATGACGACAGCAATGATGATTGATATTTACTGATCACTTGAGGTAGTTAACTTATcgtttagattattttttatttattatatcaaaagtataataaatttcattttatagatagatttaaaaaaatttttgaatttttttttcttaaataacttttgaactacTATACTGATTACTTATAAGATCTTATCAGcttttagtataaaaaaataaggtcACTTGCTGCAAATCGCATCAACATCAGTTTATCTAATTAAGACATgtcgtctaaaaattaaaaaaaaatatttttttttaaactaattttaaaatttactgtcagaatgatttttatgatttaagcATTTTTTGTTGTTGAAGAAATGCATTACATActataagatttattttatttaataaaaaattgaaaaaaatcatacaTGCACATATTAGgtcatcagaaaatttttttcacaggtaattataatatattttctctatttatatacatacagaTGTCGTTGTAGGCCTTATTAAAGGGTTACATCAGTTTCCTCCCGGAAAAAATGgcctattttcaacaatttttttttaatagaaaaaatgaaatattttataagggattactgaaattaacgaaaaaaaatattaaaaactctgCTAATGTGACGTCATTTCCGGCGAGCCCTCGGAAAAAAGATGCGCCCGCGTGATCAGCAGAACTCTTAGCAGGATTATttgaagtgaaaaaaaaaaaaaatatgtgcttTAGTTAAGACTTCAAACTAGATTTTGAAcggaggaaaaaaaaatgaaaataggATTTTTGGCAGaggtttttacaaaaaaattaaaaatttggttaaaatttcgcggcattttttttttaatagttgtaatcgaaaaaaaaaaatctttcgtTCAAGACCTTGTAAATTATATCTTGAAGACCTGCCTAAAATTTCATCGAGATCGGTTGAGTAGTTCTCGAGAAATCGTGGGTACCGTCTTTgaaaacatagttttgagaaaaacgcgtttaaagttttgagTGACAATACAACAGCGCCTTGAGCGCGCAACTTTTTAAAACTgcatctccgaaactattatTCGGATCGATTTGAAACTTTAGGACAATATTCTAGAGATGttgtagaatttaataaaataaaaaaaaaacgattttttaaaaccgtaaaacccatgtaaccccttaatgcaagtaatttataaatttcaaacaaaaaaatgaaatattaatcaaatattGTTTAACATCATTGTACtgttttctaaaaatttttcctgtacattattatttaataatatcaacCTTTTATAGAATCATAGCAAGAGTCAAGGTCTTAGGTCCAAAACacacactaataaaaaaattaactagcAAATTCCACAAACTAAATCACAAATGTTCCAACTTAATCCAAAAGCCTCCAACAACagtattcaaaaaatatctcGGATCAATTTCCAGAGGCTCAACCATTTTCTCCGACGGCTTGATGACGTAGTTCATCAAAATAGTCGCAATGGCAACTTTCACCTGGGTAATGCCCATTCTCTTGCCCGGACACATGCGCGGTCCGTCGCCAAACGCCAGAAAGGCGAACTTGCGCAGCTTTTCATCGGAATCTTTCTTAAATCTCTCAGGATTAAACTCATCCGGGTTGCTCCAAATCTCAGGATCTCTATGAATTCCCGCCGCCGAAACACAAACATAGTCTCCAGAATTCAGCGTGCACCTCAATCCATCAGACCCTTCAAGAGTGATCTCTTTTGAGCAAACTTTCTGGAGTTTTCCCAGAGGTGGAAAGAGCCTCAGTGTTTCCAAAATAACCATTTCCACATAATTCATTTCATTAACCGCATCGTAGCATATTTCTCCATACTTTTCCACCAATTCTTGCACTTCCTTACGCATCTTTTCCTGAATCTCCGGATGCTTCGAAAGCAGGTAAGCCATCGCACTCAAGGTCATGCTGGAAGTCTCGTAGCCTTCGACGAAAAACGAGAAAGCGTGAGCAGCAACGATATCTCCATatttgttatcattattaactTCATACTCAATAATGTGCTGCAGAAAGTCTTCGCGAGTGATCGATTGGTTCTTTCTGACCTGGCGGATTTCGTCAGTAGTTTTCGTGAACGCATCATAGACCCAGGAGGGCCCAAAACCTACTTTTAGTACTTTGGTCAAGAACGGAACCGACAAGATGATGTTTTGTCTGATGGCGCTCGAAACtttaacttcaaaaattgCGTCCATCATTTTCCGAAATGATTCGGGCGGATCGACGTCAACTAGCGCGTTACCGTCCACACCGAATATCACATTGGCCACTACTTGAGTTGTGAACTTGGAAAACATAATTTTGGCGTTAACGTCAATTCCACTATCACCATTTTCAGCAAATTTTCCGTTGATGAAGTTTACCAGCTTTTCGCACTCATCTCTGGCCACTGTTGCGatgaatttcaattttttggacGAAAACGCGCTTGTAAACACCCCGCGAGTGTGCTTCCAGGTTTCGCCGTTTGCGAAAAAGGGATCCATGGCTAGCAAAGGATCTGCTTCAGGGTCCAGAGGCGGATGCTCGCTGAAACTGTTGAACTCTGCCAGCATCACCGTTTTCACTAGTTCCAAGTGTCTGACCAACAGAACCGGCTTTTCCATGTCCAGGAATCCCACCATACTTGCTTTGGATGCTTTGTAGATTTCGTGCAGCTTTGTTGAAGCATTCTTTCTGAGTACAAACACTTCCAGCATGTGGCCGAAAGCTGGAAGCGCTCCTAAAATTGTAGGGATTCCTCGGTCTTTCCAATAATTGTGATTGCGTGTGAGGTATTTGTAAGTTATGATCAAGATTAAGCCCAAAGTTATCAGAAAGTTCACTGTCCAAGTCATGATTGAGGATTATCAGAAAGTGTGTCTCACTGTAATGCAGTTTTGCAACTGACGTTTTGCAGTTAAGAGTTTGTTATCTTGCGCTGTTGCGTCACTTAATTGCGTGCgtggaaatattaataatatagtttATAAGTTCGTTCTGTTTTATATGATTAGTGTTATCTTTGAATGTCAGCAGAAGTGAGGTAAGAATTCTCGAGGATTCGTTGATGGTTAAGTAATTTGATCGAATTGcgtaaaagtaatttaaaaaaaaattaggaaaacggttgaccttaaaggccatccctgcaacttcccgctcatttcatacttaagcgcaCAAACCTacatttattatgtttttgagctcttcgagctcaaaaatataattttcgtatcattttgagctctccgagctcaaaaatctgctggaagttgaataaaacactatttttcgaatttttaaaccgcaataacttttgaatgaatgaaccgattttttcgTAGTTGGTGGCAtttaacgcagtttttaaagcctcatgaagaacttttaagtttaaattgatcgaacaaggaatttcaaagtaattctcaaaaaacgatttttttcgttaacgataactcacgaacgaattaaccgatttcgaccgggctagcg harbors:
- the LOC123268085 gene encoding uncharacterized protein LOC123268085 yields the protein MTWTVNFLITLGLILIITYKYLTRNHNYWKDRGIPTILGALPAFGHMLEVFVLRKNASTKLHEIYKASKASMVGFLDMEKPVLLVRHLELVKTVMLAEFNSFSEHPPLDPEADPLLAMDPFFANGETWKHTRGVFTSAFSSKKLKFIATVARDECEKLVNFINGKFAENGDSGIDVNAKIMFSKFTTQVVANVIFGVDGNALVDVDPPESFRKMMDAIFEVKVSSAIRQNIILSVPFLTKVLKVGFGPSWVYDAFTKTTDEIRQVRKNQSITREDFLQHIIEYEVNNDNKYGDIVAAHAFSFFVEGYETSSMTLSAMAYLLSKHPEIQEKMRKEVQELVEKYGEICYDAVNEMNYVEMVILETLRLFPPLGKLQKVCSKEITLEGSDGLRCTLNSGDYVCVSAAGIHRDPEIWSNPDEFNPERFKKDSDEKLRKFAFLAFGDGPRMCPGKRMGITQVKVAIATILMNYVIKPSEKMVEPLEIDPRYFLNTVVGGFWIKLEHLKCAVNKILTMSCFTYIISAIIILILTYKYLTRNFAYWKNRGIPTADGVLPGFGHMLSVFALNKNLPIKLHEIYASSTASMVGIFDKNQPVLLIRDLELVKTVLQTEFSSFSEHRPLDLDSDPLLGLDPFFVNGEAWKRIRGIFTSAFSSKKLKFIGTVAKYESDNFVKFIDQNFNSEDGKSVELDAKVLFSKFTAQVGANAILGVDGNAFVGTDPPESLQAMMNSILEINTLAAIRQNIVFLLPFMSKLFKVGFVPAWVNETFAKMVADIRAMRKHQSLKREDLLQHIIDYEGGSSASNGADLVVPSAFSFFIESYESSSLTLSAAAYLLAKHPDIQDRAREEVVKLIEQHGGICYESVSEMIFLEQVFRETMRLFSPVGRFSKICSKAITLQGPDGLSCALKPGDEVLISVMGIHRDPEIWENPDEFNPDRFAKDSLESKRKFAFLAFGEGPRICPGMRMGFLQIKAAMATILKNYVIKPSTKMVEPVQVDPRYFLTAVVGGIWVQLERL